From the genome of Candidatus Equadaptatus faecalis, one region includes:
- a CDS encoding branched-chain amino acid ABC transporter permease, translating into MDRTKKLSLNFGCLAFLAVFLFLADRYFDSYVVQVINLIAVNAILAVSLNLIYGFTGMFSLGHAGFMAIGAYVCAMLILPAAQKQAMYILKPCIWPFSVMHAPFFAAVLLGGFAAALAGLLIALPVLRLGGDYLGIATLGFAEIIRVIFTNTTSITNGSLGLKGIPACANLGWNYFWCILTFYTIIKLLSSNFGNTLRAIRDDEVAAKAMGINTYKAKAISFAIGAFFAGIGGALQGSLITTIDPKMFNFQLTYNILMFVVVGGLGSITGSLAGAVVITILLEWLRFVESTIYIGSFEIHGVPGMRMVIFSIILLFIILRKREGIIGGCEFSWESLFGFINRKKEGK; encoded by the coding sequence ATGGACAGAACGAAAAAACTATCCCTCAATTTCGGCTGTCTCGCGTTTCTTGCCGTGTTCCTTTTTCTTGCGGACAGATATTTTGACAGCTACGTCGTTCAGGTTATAAACCTTATAGCCGTTAACGCCATTCTTGCCGTTTCGCTGAACCTTATCTACGGCTTTACCGGAATGTTTTCGCTCGGCCACGCGGGCTTTATGGCGATAGGCGCCTACGTCTGCGCAATGCTTATTCTTCCTGCCGCGCAGAAACAGGCTATGTACATTCTCAAGCCCTGCATCTGGCCGTTCAGCGTAATGCACGCGCCGTTCTTCGCGGCAGTGCTGCTCGGCGGTTTTGCGGCGGCATTGGCAGGGCTGCTTATAGCTCTTCCGGTGCTCCGTCTCGGCGGAGACTATCTCGGAATTGCCACGCTCGGTTTTGCCGAAATAATCCGCGTAATTTTTACGAACACAACGTCAATTACAAACGGTTCTCTCGGTCTCAAAGGGATTCCAGCCTGCGCAAACCTCGGCTGGAACTATTTCTGGTGCATACTGACGTTCTACACGATAATCAAACTGCTTTCAAGCAACTTCGGCAACACGCTCCGCGCGATACGCGACGACGAAGTCGCGGCAAAGGCAATGGGCATCAACACCTACAAGGCAAAAGCGATATCCTTCGCGATAGGCGCCTTTTTTGCAGGCATAGGCGGAGCCTTGCAGGGCAGTCTCATAACCACGATTGACCCGAAAATGTTTAACTTCCAGCTGACCTACAACATTCTCATGTTCGTCGTTGTAGGCGGTCTCGGTTCAATTACCGGCTCCCTGGCGGGGGCGGTTGTAATTACCATACTGCTTGAATGGCTGCGTTTTGTTGAAAGCACGATATATATCGGCTCGTTTGAAATTCACGGCGTACCCGGCATGCGCATGGTAATTTTCTCGATAATTCTGCTGTTTATAATTCTCCGCAAAAGAGAAGGCATTATCGGCGGCTGCGAATTCAGCTGGGAAAGCCTGTTTGGCTTTATAAACAGAAAAAAGGAGGGCAAATAA
- a CDS encoding branched-chain amino acid ABC transporter permease codes for MSFAMFIQHVFNALSLGSLYGLIAIGYTMVYGILRLINFAHGDIFMVSTYIVLFCVTLFHLPWGLAVLVTIAGTALFGVIIDRIAYRPLRSAPRISALISAIGVSFFIENVCIVLFTGVPRSMDAVRNELLVRTIKLGSISITPLAIFVPVCSFLLVAGLIWMLYKTKPGLAMRAISKDIETTRLMGVKVDSIIALTFAIGSGLAAAAGIMWGMRYPQINPFMGVMPGFKAFIAAVFGGIGSVQGAMAGGLILGFVEIMIVAFFPELSGYRDAFAFVLLILVLFVRPTGLFGEELEDKI; via the coding sequence ATGTCCTTTGCCATGTTTATACAGCACGTTTTCAACGCGCTGTCGCTCGGAAGCCTTTACGGGCTCATAGCCATCGGCTATACAATGGTCTACGGTATCCTCAGGCTGATTAACTTCGCACACGGGGATATCTTTATGGTAAGCACCTACATAGTGCTTTTCTGTGTCACGCTGTTTCATCTTCCGTGGGGTCTGGCAGTTTTGGTTACCATTGCCGGAACCGCTCTTTTCGGAGTTATCATAGACAGAATAGCTTACAGGCCGCTGCGTTCGGCGCCCAGAATTTCGGCGCTTATTTCCGCAATCGGCGTCTCATTCTTCATTGAAAACGTCTGTATTGTTCTCTTTACCGGCGTGCCGCGCTCAATGGACGCGGTGCGCAACGAGCTGCTTGTCCGCACGATCAAGCTCGGCAGCATATCGATAACACCGCTTGCAATTTTTGTGCCGGTATGCTCCTTTCTGCTTGTCGCGGGGCTTATATGGATGCTTTACAAAACAAAGCCAGGACTCGCAATGAGAGCAATATCCAAAGATATAGAAACGACGCGCCTTATGGGCGTAAAGGTAGACAGTATAATCGCGCTTACCTTCGCGATAGGCTCGGGTCTGGCAGCCGCTGCCGGTATTATGTGGGGAATGAGATACCCGCAGATTAACCCGTTTATGGGCGTTATGCCGGGCTTCAAGGCATTTATCGCGGCTGTTTTCGGCGGCATAGGCTCCGTTCAGGGAGCTATGGCGGGAGGTCTCATCTTAGGCTTCGTAGAAATTATGATTGTCGCGTTTTTCCCCGAGCTTTCGGGCTACAGGGACGCGTTCGCGTTTGTTCTGCTTATCCTTGTGCTGTTTGTAAGACCCACAGGTCTGTTCGGCGAAGAACTGGAGGATAAAATCTAA
- a CDS encoding ABC transporter substrate-binding protein → MKKALIALAVVIIIFAGWFVMKPASGPSANADTIKIGVYLPITGGNAVGGGLELDGVKLAYEEQKEVLGKKIELVVVDNKSDKVEAANAVKRLISKEKVNAIVGTYGSSLAMAGGDVAEKNGIPMVGTSCTNPMVTQGKKYSFRVAFIDPFQGAGASQYALDELKAKTAACLIEVTTDYSVGLASFFEDHFTKNGGKIVAKLNYQSGDQDFTAQLTEIISKNPDVLYIPANFAEAAIIMRQARELGAKFEILGGDATDNPEIVKIAGKACEGYSFTTFAYAPEMPEMNETQKAFTESWKKLYKDKLPNALAACGYDAYSIIIDAIKRAGSAEPEKIQEALAKTVDFPGVTGKTTINATHDAEKSIGIMRIVNGERKFYKVVDPK, encoded by the coding sequence ATGAAGAAAGCACTTATCGCACTGGCAGTTGTTATCATCATTTTCGCCGGCTGGTTTGTAATGAAACCCGCCTCAGGACCTTCGGCAAACGCCGACACGATTAAAATCGGTGTCTATCTTCCGATCACCGGCGGCAACGCTGTCGGCGGCGGGCTTGAGCTTGACGGCGTCAAACTTGCCTACGAGGAACAGAAGGAAGTTCTCGGCAAAAAAATCGAGCTTGTCGTTGTTGACAACAAATCTGACAAGGTCGAAGCGGCAAATGCCGTAAAGAGACTTATTTCAAAAGAAAAAGTCAACGCAATCGTCGGAACCTACGGCTCATCACTCGCAATGGCAGGCGGAGACGTTGCCGAAAAGAATGGAATCCCAATGGTGGGAACCTCCTGCACGAACCCGATGGTTACGCAGGGCAAAAAATATTCGTTCCGCGTCGCTTTCATCGACCCGTTCCAGGGCGCAGGCGCGTCGCAGTACGCGCTCGACGAGCTCAAAGCCAAAACGGCTGCGTGCCTTATCGAAGTTACGACCGACTACAGCGTAGGACTTGCTTCGTTCTTTGAGGATCACTTCACGAAGAACGGCGGAAAAATCGTTGCAAAGCTTAACTATCAGAGCGGCGACCAGGACTTCACGGCACAGCTTACCGAAATCATCAGCAAAAATCCGGACGTTCTCTACATACCGGCAAACTTCGCGGAAGCGGCAATCATTATGCGCCAGGCACGCGAACTCGGCGCCAAGTTTGAAATTCTCGGCGGCGACGCTACGGACAACCCCGAAATCGTAAAGATAGCCGGAAAAGCGTGTGAAGGCTACAGCTTTACAACGTTTGCCTATGCTCCTGAAATGCCTGAAATGAACGAAACGCAGAAGGCATTTACCGAAAGCTGGAAGAAGCTCTACAAGGACAAGCTTCCCAATGCTCTTGCGGCGTGCGGCTACGACGCATACTCGATCATTATTGACGCAATCAAACGCGCAGGCAGCGCGGAACCTGAAAAAATTCAGGAAGCCCTTGCCAAAACAGTGGATTTCCCGGGCGTAACGGGCAAAACGACGATCAACGCAACGCATGACGCCGAAAAATCAATCGGTATAATGCGCATCGTCAACGGCGAACGCAAGTTCTACAAGGTCGTCGATCCCAAATAA
- a CDS encoding DNA-3-methyladenine glycosylase 2 family protein gives MGKIETTNEAIEYLSRKDKKLGAFIARRGKLSAASYDSLFHALVSSVIVQQIATPAAEAIEKRVIDGLGEITPERFKDVTVEELKGFGLSERKAEYIIGITELANSGGLDFEELNGLSDREITERLLKIRGVGPWTVEMLLMFCFCRPDVTSYGDLAIRRGVMKLYGLKELSKERFSRYAKRWSPYCTTASLYLWEAAVDNELSGAKNAAKRKGTALAKEIKD, from the coding sequence ATGGGAAAAATAGAAACGACAAACGAAGCCATAGAATATTTGAGCAGAAAAGACAAAAAACTCGGCGCGTTTATAGCCCGCAGGGGGAAGCTGAGCGCTGCCTCCTACGACTCTCTTTTTCACGCGCTCGTGTCCTCGGTAATCGTACAGCAGATCGCGACTCCGGCGGCTGAGGCGATAGAAAAACGGGTAATTGACGGCTTGGGGGAAATTACGCCGGAGCGTTTCAAAGACGTTACCGTTGAAGAATTGAAAGGTTTCGGGCTTTCGGAAAGAAAAGCGGAATACATTATCGGCATAACGGAGCTTGCAAACAGCGGCGGTCTGGATTTTGAAGAGCTGAACGGACTGAGCGACAGGGAGATAACGGAACGGCTGCTTAAAATACGCGGCGTCGGACCGTGGACGGTTGAAATGCTTTTAATGTTCTGTTTCTGCCGTCCCGACGTAACAAGCTACGGCGATTTGGCAATAAGACGCGGCGTTATGAAGCTGTACGGGCTGAAAGAGCTTTCAAAGGAGCGTTTCAGCCGTTACGCAAAACGCTGGTCGCCCTACTGCACAACCGCTTCGCTTTACCTTTGGGAAGCCGCTGTTGACAATGAACTTTCGGGCGCAAAAAACGCCGCAAAACGCAAAGGCACGGCTCTTGCAAAAGAAATTAAAGATTAA
- a CDS encoding methylated-DNA--[protein]-cysteine S-methyltransferase, with product MRCCFGYEFRLAGKLFIAEEDGFVTAVSKTADNFCVLRETKLILETKRQLEEYFDKKRKIFELPLKPDGTDFQKKIWAELEKIPYGQTLSYGELAERAGNPRGARAAGSACNKNPVCIIIPCHRVVAANGNLTGYAYGLEMKRALLEMENSVDNGQHKCNSSFAIEAKQKKPLDPAQVLWTSQEDGKNN from the coding sequence ATGCGTTGTTGTTTCGGATATGAATTCAGACTGGCGGGAAAGCTTTTTATTGCCGAAGAGGACGGGTTCGTCACTGCCGTTTCCAAAACGGCGGATAATTTCTGCGTACTGCGCGAAACAAAGTTAATTCTCGAAACAAAAAGACAACTTGAAGAATATTTTGACAAAAAACGAAAAATCTTTGAGCTTCCGCTGAAACCTGACGGAACGGATTTTCAAAAGAAAATTTGGGCAGAGCTTGAAAAAATCCCGTACGGACAGACACTCTCCTACGGAGAGCTTGCAGAACGCGCCGGAAATCCGCGCGGCGCACGCGCGGCGGGAAGCGCCTGCAACAAAAATCCTGTCTGCATAATTATTCCGTGCCACAGGGTTGTCGCGGCAAACGGGAATCTCACCGGCTACGCGTACGGGCTTGAAATGAAACGGGCTCTTTTGGAAATGGAAAACAGCGTGGACAATGGGCAACACAAATGTAATTCGTCATTTGCAATTGAAGCGAAGCAAAAAAAGCCGCTGGATCCTGCGCAAGTCCTATGGACTTCGCAGGAAGACGGAAAGAACAATTAA